A window of Corythoichthys intestinalis isolate RoL2023-P3 chromosome 14, ASM3026506v1, whole genome shotgun sequence contains these coding sequences:
- the LOC130930139 gene encoding granulocyte-macrophage colony-stimulating factor receptor subunit alpha-like isoform X2 has product MKFGPVHSLCCTLLIFWVIQSGAIDVEVCQNKKSINNLKVTSKYSSGPEHDRNIDVEIEENENFNCYLYPTNLLNCSWTFPLLKDAQLFVYISICDNNSTVHYLSLSSEEHSGSTSIALREYEMLYVIVQFNVSWDHMWIVYSYVYDTEMMEVLPPPVNIAASVVDEGLMVSWDPPRDRSNSNSRCFEYQLDVGNQEKKQIRARQVTIPNVDPACTYRARVRARKISAACLGSELWSDWSNTVTIEPLIRTLNIMVIVSIALGVPMILLTLLLLVRNQRVKQVLHPTIPCPALKYKYFLEEENILNFYRPTPSMKYEEEITVVEDTGKPFTK; this is encoded by the exons ATGAAGTTTGGTCCAGTTCATTcactatgttgcactctgctgaTTTTCTGGGTCATTCAAAGCG GGGCCATCGATGTGGAGGTctgtcaaaataaaaaatccatTAATAAT CTCAAAGTGACGTCCAAGTATTCTTCAGGACCAGAGCATGACAGAAATATAGATGTAGAAATTGAAGAGAATGAAAATTTCAACTGTTATCTTTATCCGACAAATCTACTCAACTGCTCGTGGACATTCCCCTTGCTTAAAGATGCTCAGCTCTTTGTCTATATCAG CATTTGTGATAATAACAGCACAGTTCACTACCTTAGTCTTTCATCTGAAGAACATTCTGGATCAACATCCATTGCCCTGAGGGAGTATGAGATGCTGTATGTTATCGTCCAATTTAATGTATCCTGGGACCATATGTGGATTGTGTACAGCTATGTGTACGACACTGAAATGATGG AGGTTTTGCCTCCACCTGTAAACATCGCGGCATCAGTTGTGGATGAAGGCCTAATGGTAAGCTGGGATCCGCCCCGAGATCGTTCTAATTCCAACTCCCGATGCTTTGAATACCAGTTGGATGTGGGAAACCAG gaaaaaaaacaaatccggGCGAGGCAGGTCACAATTCCCAATGTAGATCCTGCATGTACCTATAGGGCAAGGGTCAGAGCCAGGAAAATATCTGCTGCTTGTTTGGGATCAGAATTATGGAGCGACTGGAGTAATACTGTCA CAATAGAACCTTTAATTCGCACACTGAATATTATGGTGATTGTCTCAATTGCACTTGGAGTACCCATGATCCTCCTGACTCTGTTGTTGCTGGTCCGCAATCAGAG GGTTAAACAGGTTCTGCATCCCACAATTCCATGCCCtgcattaaagtacaaatatttcctGGAAGAAGAAAACATACTCAAT tTCTATCGTCCTACTCCATCTATGAAGTATGAGGAGGAGATCACAGTAGTGGAGGATACAGGGAAACCGTTTACAAAATAG
- the LOC130930139 gene encoding granulocyte-macrophage colony-stimulating factor receptor subunit alpha-like isoform X1, with translation MVLIKEVKKEGLMQWRMKDDNESRAIDVEVCQNKKSINNLKVTSKYSSGPEHDRNIDVEIEENENFNCYLYPTNLLNCSWTFPLLKDAQLFVYISICDNNSTVHYLSLSSEEHSGSTSIALREYEMLYVIVQFNVSWDHMWIVYSYVYDTEMMEVLPPPVNIAASVVDEGLMVSWDPPRDRSNSNSRCFEYQLDVGNQEKKQIRARQVTIPNVDPACTYRARVRARKISAACLGSELWSDWSNTVTIEPLIRTLNIMVIVSIALGVPMILLTLLLLVRNQRVKQVLHPTIPCPALKYKYFLEEENILNFYRPTPSMKYEEEITVVEDTGKPFTK, from the exons atggtgttgataaaagaggtgaaaaaagagggactgatgcagtggaggatgaaggatgacaacgaatcaa GGGCCATCGATGTGGAGGTctgtcaaaataaaaaatccatTAATAAT CTCAAAGTGACGTCCAAGTATTCTTCAGGACCAGAGCATGACAGAAATATAGATGTAGAAATTGAAGAGAATGAAAATTTCAACTGTTATCTTTATCCGACAAATCTACTCAACTGCTCGTGGACATTCCCCTTGCTTAAAGATGCTCAGCTCTTTGTCTATATCAG CATTTGTGATAATAACAGCACAGTTCACTACCTTAGTCTTTCATCTGAAGAACATTCTGGATCAACATCCATTGCCCTGAGGGAGTATGAGATGCTGTATGTTATCGTCCAATTTAATGTATCCTGGGACCATATGTGGATTGTGTACAGCTATGTGTACGACACTGAAATGATGG AGGTTTTGCCTCCACCTGTAAACATCGCGGCATCAGTTGTGGATGAAGGCCTAATGGTAAGCTGGGATCCGCCCCGAGATCGTTCTAATTCCAACTCCCGATGCTTTGAATACCAGTTGGATGTGGGAAACCAG gaaaaaaaacaaatccggGCGAGGCAGGTCACAATTCCCAATGTAGATCCTGCATGTACCTATAGGGCAAGGGTCAGAGCCAGGAAAATATCTGCTGCTTGTTTGGGATCAGAATTATGGAGCGACTGGAGTAATACTGTCA CAATAGAACCTTTAATTCGCACACTGAATATTATGGTGATTGTCTCAATTGCACTTGGAGTACCCATGATCCTCCTGACTCTGTTGTTGCTGGTCCGCAATCAGAG GGTTAAACAGGTTCTGCATCCCACAATTCCATGCCCtgcattaaagtacaaatatttcctGGAAGAAGAAAACATACTCAAT tTCTATCGTCCTACTCCATCTATGAAGTATGAGGAGGAGATCACAGTAGTGGAGGATACAGGGAAACCGTTTACAAAATAG
- the LOC130930139 gene encoding granulocyte-macrophage colony-stimulating factor receptor subunit alpha-like isoform X3, whose protein sequence is MVLIKEVKKEGLMQWRMKDDNESRAIDVEVCQNKKSINNLKVTSKYSSGPEHDRNIDVEIEENENFNCYLYPTNLLNCSWTFPLLKDAQLFVYISICDNNSTVHYLSLSSEEHSGSTSIALREYEMLYVIVQFNVSWDHMWIVYSYVYDTEMMEVLPPPVNIAASVVDEGLMVSWDPPRDRSNSNSRCFEYQLDVGNQEKKQIRARQVTIPNVDPACTYRARVRARKISAACLGSELWSDWSNTVRLNRFCIPQFHALH, encoded by the exons atggtgttgataaaagaggtgaaaaaagagggactgatgcagtggaggatgaaggatgacaacgaatcaa GGGCCATCGATGTGGAGGTctgtcaaaataaaaaatccatTAATAAT CTCAAAGTGACGTCCAAGTATTCTTCAGGACCAGAGCATGACAGAAATATAGATGTAGAAATTGAAGAGAATGAAAATTTCAACTGTTATCTTTATCCGACAAATCTACTCAACTGCTCGTGGACATTCCCCTTGCTTAAAGATGCTCAGCTCTTTGTCTATATCAG CATTTGTGATAATAACAGCACAGTTCACTACCTTAGTCTTTCATCTGAAGAACATTCTGGATCAACATCCATTGCCCTGAGGGAGTATGAGATGCTGTATGTTATCGTCCAATTTAATGTATCCTGGGACCATATGTGGATTGTGTACAGCTATGTGTACGACACTGAAATGATGG AGGTTTTGCCTCCACCTGTAAACATCGCGGCATCAGTTGTGGATGAAGGCCTAATGGTAAGCTGGGATCCGCCCCGAGATCGTTCTAATTCCAACTCCCGATGCTTTGAATACCAGTTGGATGTGGGAAACCAG gaaaaaaaacaaatccggGCGAGGCAGGTCACAATTCCCAATGTAGATCCTGCATGTACCTATAGGGCAAGGGTCAGAGCCAGGAAAATATCTGCTGCTTGTTTGGGATCAGAATTATGGAGCGACTGGAGTAATACTGTCA GGTTAAACAGGTTCTGCATCCCACAATTCCATGCCCtgcattaa